Part of the Cryptosporangium arvum DSM 44712 genome, CGGCGATCCCGGTGCGTCGGAGCGGAGGACATCGGTGCGGGTCGCGAGGGCAGCACGGTGAATCCGGCCCTGGTGCGGTGCGCCCGCGGTGTACGAGCCGTCCTGCCGGTCGGCGCCGACTTCCGGCTGATGACCCGCAACCCCGGCCGCGACCTGCTGGCCGGGGTGACGGTGGCGGTCGTCGCGCTGCCGCTGGCTCTCGGTTTCGGAGTGTCGTCGGGGTTGGGTGCGGAGGCCGGGATGGTGACGGCGGTGATCGCCGGGAGCCTGGCGGCGCTCCTCGGTGGCTCGAACCTGCAGGTGTCGGGTCCGACCGGCGCGATGACCGTGGTCCTGGTCCCGATCGTCGCCCGCTTCGGACCGAGCGGCGTGCTGCTGGTCGGGTTGATGGCCGGGGCGCTGCTGATCGGCCTCGCGCTGCTGAAGACCGGCCGGTACATGGCGTACGTCCCCGCGCCGGTGGTGGAGGGCTTCACGCTCGGGATCGCCTGCGTGATCGGTTTGCAGCAGGTCCCGAACGCGCTGGGGGTGGAGAAGCCGGACGGCGAGAAGGCGCTGACGATCGCGTGGCGATCCGTGCTCACGTTCGCCGACGCGCCGGACTGGACGGCGCTCGCGCTGTCGGCCGGGGTCGCGGCGGCGATAGTGGCCGGGGCTCGGTGGTGGCCGACCATTCCGTTCTCGATCGTCGCCGTCGCCGCGTCGACGATCGTCGTGGACGTCTTCTCGCTGCGTGACGCAACGCGGATCGGAGCCTTACCGACCGGATTGCCCGCGCCGTCGTTGAGCTTCCTCGACGCGTCGATGGTCGACGACCTGTTCGCGTCGGCGGTCGCGGTGGCGGCGCTGGCCGCGTTGGAGTCGCTGCTGTCGGCGACCGTCGCCGACGGTATGACCGTGGGCCAGAAACACGACCCGGACCGCGAACTGTTCGGCCAGGGTGTGGCGAACCTGGTGGTGCCGTTGTTCGGCGGGGTGCCGGCTACCGCCGCGATCGCCCGCACCGCGGTCAACGTCCGTACCGGTGCGTCGTCCCGGTTGGCGGCGCTGACGCACGCCGCTGTCCTCGGGGTGATCGTGTTCGCCGCCGCTCCACTGGTCTCCCGCATTCCGCTGGCCGCGCTGGCCGGGGTGCTGCTGGCGACGGCGATCCGGATGGTGGAGGTCGGTTCGCTGCGGGCCATGGCCCGCGCGACCCGTTCCGACGCGCTCGTCCTGGTGCTGACCGCCACCGCGACGCTGGTGCTCGATCTGGTGTCCGCGGTGATCGTCGGACTCGTGGTGGCCGGGGCGCTGGCCCTGCGCGCGGTGGCCCGGCAGGCCCGGATCGACCAGGTCGACTTCCGGCCCGATCTGCTCGGCGAACACAGCGACGAGGAACACGCGCTGCTGGCCGAACACATCGTCGCGTACCGCATCGACGGGCCGGTGTTCTTCGCCGTCGCCCACCGGTTCCTGCTCGAACTGTCGGAGGTGTCCGACGTCCGCGTCGTGGTCCTGCGGCTCTCGCGGGTCAGCACCATGGACGCGACCGGCGCACTCGTCCTGAAGGATGCGGTCGAGAAGCTGAACCGGCGAGGCATCACCGTGCTGGCCTCCGGAATCCGACCGGCCCAGCGGCAGGTACTGGACTCCGTCGGAGCGCTGGACCTGCTGGGCCCGGACGGTCACGACCATCGCACCACCCCCGAGGCGATCGCCGCGGCCCGCCGGCTCCTCGAGCAGGACGGGCTCGTGTCGGCCGACGATCGCGACCACCGCTGAGGGGCTGCTCGTCAGGAGACGCCGAAATCTGCAACTCTAGAAGTGATCAGACACCGTCGCGGGCCTCGTCGGGGCCGAGAGCAGGATGGGACGAGAGTGCCGAGCCGGAGCGCGGACGAGACCGCAGGGGAAGGTCGCCGAGAACCTCGGCCCGACCCGCCGCTCTATCAGCTGAAAGCGGAGTTCTTCAAAACGCTCGGCCATCCCGTGCGCATCCGCGTCCTAGAACTGCTCAGCATCCGGCCGCACGCGGTCTCCGAAATGCTTCCGGAGGTCGGTGTCGAGTCAGCGGCGCTCTCCCAGCAACTCGCCGTCCTGCGCCGCGCGAACCTGGTCACCGCGCGGCGCGAAGGATCCGCCGTCTACTACCAGCTCGCGACCGACGACGTCGCCGAACTTCTCCGGGTGGCCCGGGGCATCCTCACCGGTGTGCTGCAGGGACAGATCGAGCTCCTGGCCGGCTTGCGCGCTAGCTCGTAGTAGCAGCCGGCGTGACGCCGCCGATCCGGAACACACAGTGATTTAACAAGCTGACCAGTCCAATGTGCACGGTCAGTTTCCACTGTGATTGGAGCATTCATGAGCCGGAAGTTTCATGGGGGCCGTAACGGGATGCGGAAGCCGACGACCGTCGCGCTGACGATCGTCGCCATGGCGCTCGCGGTCCTGGGCTGGCAGTCGCCCGCTCTGGCCGTCAACGAGGTCGCCTGCGGCACCCGCACCGACCTGGCCAAGGCCTGGGACGTCAGCGGCACCCACTGTTACGCGAACGCCGGAGCCATGTCGATCAACCTCACCAACGTCACGCGGCTCTGCGCGGGGAACAATGTCGTGTCGTGGACGGTCTGGCCCACGGCGACGAGCGCGACGCAGCTCCGCCAGAACCGCTGGCAGTGCAACTACGACGTGCGGTTCGTCAAAGCCACTCGCGTCTCCATTTCGTGAGTGCTGACGGTTCGGGCCCCGGCATCGACCGGGGCCCGAACCGTCGGGGGTAACCGCGATCGGCGTCGCGCTCACCGCGCTCCTACCCGCCCGCTCCTACCCGCCCGCGCCTACACGCCGACGATGAGCCCGGCCGACGTCGCCACCGCACGGCGGCTCTACGCGCAGCACGAGTCGATCCGTCCGCTCGTCGAGCAGGTCCGTGCCGTCGCGGACGCACTCACCCGGCCGGATCCCCGGGTCGAACCCGTCCGGACCCTTCTCGGGCAGTTGCGTCGCGAGTTGTTGCCCCACGAACACGCCGAGGAGGCCGACCTCGTCCCGATCCTCAACCGGACCCTCGGCGGCGCCGACGCCACCGGAGCGATCAGCCGCACCCATGCGGAGATCGAGCAGTACGTCGTCCGGCTGGGGCGAGCCCTCGATGCCATCACCACTACCGAGAACCTCGCCGACCTGCAGCGTCTCCTGTATGGCCTCTACGCGATCCTGCGTCTGCACAACGCCCAGGAGGAGGAGGCGGCCTTCAGCCTCGTCCCCGGACCGGCACCGTAGGACGCCGCCCGGCGCGGGTCACGCGGCCGTGGTGTGCCGGTACCTCCGCACCGCCGCGGTCACCGCGACCGCGAGCAGCCCGCCGACGCAGGCGAGAGCCTGACCGGCGTGGGCGGCGGTGGGACCGCCGAGGCACAGTGCCCGGAGGGCGTCGACGGTGAGGGTGATCGGGTTGACCGACGCGAAGGCCCGCAGCCAACCAGGGAAGGTGGCGATCGGGACGAACGTGGAGCTGGTGAAGACGAGCGGGACGGCCACGAGCAGCCCACCGACGCCGGCCGATTCCGGGTCGTGGACGAGCAGGCCCAGCAGGGCGAAGATCCACGAGAAGGCGACACCGACGCCGAGCGCGAGACCGAGCGCGGCGAGTGCCGCGGCCGGGCCGGCGTGGAACCGGAATCCGATCGCGGTGGCGACGCCGGTCATGAGCGCGAGGACGAACAGGTTACGGGCGGCGTCGGCCACGGTGCGGCCGATCAGTACGGCGGAGCGGGCCATGGGCAGGACCCGGAACCGGTCGATCATTCCGGTGGCGAGGTCCTCGGCGACGGCGACACCGGTCTGGGAGGCGCCGAAGGCGAGTGACAGCACCCAGATGCCCGGTAGCGCGTAGTCGATGTAACGGGTGACGCCGGGTGGGTGGACGGCGCCGCCCCAGGCGTAGGTGAACAACAGCACAAAAAGGACCGGCTGCACGGTCGCGAACGCGATCAGGGTCGGCACTCGCACCAGGCGGCGCAGGTTGCGACCGGTGACGGTGGCGACGTTCGCCGCCAGCCACCCCGCGCCGCGCATCGGGCCGACCACGACTGCCTCCGTCACGACTGCCTCCGTCACGACTGCCTCCGTCATGGCTGCCTCCGTCATTGCGGCCTCCGGTCGGCCGGGCCCCCGGGGCCGGTGAGGGTGAAGAAGACCTCGTCGAGGGTCGGACGGCGCAGAGCGACGTCGCTGATCCGGAGATCGGCGGCGGCCAGCCGGGTGGCGACCCCGAGCAGGGCACCGGGGCCGTCGGCGACGGGGAGGAGTACCCGTTCGGTGCCGGCGTCGATGACCGGCGGGCCGGTACCGAGGTCGCACACCGCGGCGGCCAGTGCCCGCGGGTCCGCGCCGGGCAACGTCCGGAGTTCCAGGCGGTCCCCACCGACCTGACGTTTGAGTTCCTCTGGGCTGCCGGTGGCGATCGCGCGGCCCCGGTGCAGAACCAGGATCCGCGTGGCGAGCCGGTCGGCCTCCTCCAGGTATTGCGTGGTCAGCAGCAGGCTCGTGCCGCTGCTGCGCAGTTCGTCGAGCAGCCGCCAGAGTTCGGTCCGGCCACGTGGGTCCAGGCCGGTGGTCGGCTCGTCGAGGAAGAGCACCGCGGGTGCGGCGACCAGGCTCGCCGCCACGTCCAACCGTCGGCGCGTTCCCCCGGAGAGGGTGCGGGCGGTCCGGCCGGAAGCCGACCCCAGGTCGAAGGTCTCCAGCAAGTGGTCGGCGCGCCGTTTCGCGTCGGTTCGGGACAGCCCGGACAGGCGGCCGATCATGCGGAGGTTCTCCCGCCCGGTCAGGTGGGCGTCCACGGCGACGTACTGTCCCGAGACCCCGATCAGCCGGCGGATCTGCCCCGGGGCGTCACGCACGTCGTGCCCCAGGATCCGGGCGGTCCCGGCGTCGGGCCGTAGCAGCGTCGTCAAGATCCGTACCGCGGTGCTCTTCCCGGCTCCGTTCGGACCGAGTAGCCCCAGGACTTCACCGATCGGCACGTGCACGTCGAGTCCGTCCAGCG contains:
- a CDS encoding SulP family inorganic anion transporter; the encoded protein is MTRNPGRDLLAGVTVAVVALPLALGFGVSSGLGAEAGMVTAVIAGSLAALLGGSNLQVSGPTGAMTVVLVPIVARFGPSGVLLVGLMAGALLIGLALLKTGRYMAYVPAPVVEGFTLGIACVIGLQQVPNALGVEKPDGEKALTIAWRSVLTFADAPDWTALALSAGVAAAIVAGARWWPTIPFSIVAVAASTIVVDVFSLRDATRIGALPTGLPAPSLSFLDASMVDDLFASAVAVAALAALESLLSATVADGMTVGQKHDPDRELFGQGVANLVVPLFGGVPATAAIARTAVNVRTGASSRLAALTHAAVLGVIVFAAAPLVSRIPLAALAGVLLATAIRMVEVGSLRAMARATRSDALVLVLTATATLVLDLVSAVIVGLVVAGALALRAVARQARIDQVDFRPDLLGEHSDEEHALLAEHIVAYRIDGPVFFAVAHRFLLELSEVSDVRVVVLRLSRVSTMDATGALVLKDAVEKLNRRGITVLASGIRPAQRQVLDSVGALDLLGPDGHDHRTTPEAIAAARRLLEQDGLVSADDRDHR
- a CDS encoding metalloregulator ArsR/SmtB family transcription factor; protein product: MKAEFFKTLGHPVRIRVLELLSIRPHAVSEMLPEVGVESAALSQQLAVLRRANLVTARREGSAVYYQLATDDVAELLRVARGILTGVLQGQIELLAGLRASS
- a CDS encoding beta/gamma crystallin domain-containing protein; translation: MRKPTTVALTIVAMALAVLGWQSPALAVNEVACGTRTDLAKAWDVSGTHCYANAGAMSINLTNVTRLCAGNNVVSWTVWPTATSATQLRQNRWQCNYDVRFVKATRVSIS
- a CDS encoding hemerythrin domain-containing protein — encoded protein: MSPADVATARRLYAQHESIRPLVEQVRAVADALTRPDPRVEPVRTLLGQLRRELLPHEHAEEADLVPILNRTLGGADATGAISRTHAEIEQYVVRLGRALDAITTTENLADLQRLLYGLYAILRLHNAQEEEAAFSLVPGPAP
- a CDS encoding ABC transporter permease, encoding MTEAVVVGPMRGAGWLAANVATVTGRNLRRLVRVPTLIAFATVQPVLFVLLFTYAWGGAVHPPGVTRYIDYALPGIWVLSLAFGASQTGVAVAEDLATGMIDRFRVLPMARSAVLIGRTVADAARNLFVLALMTGVATAIGFRFHAGPAAALAALGLALGVGVAFSWIFALLGLLVHDPESAGVGGLLVAVPLVFTSSTFVPIATFPGWLRAFASVNPITLTVDALRALCLGGPTAAHAGQALACVGGLLAVAVTAAVRRYRHTTAA
- a CDS encoding daunorubicin resistance protein DrrA family ABC transporter ATP-binding protein → MAVTERSAIEAHGLVKRFGTVRALDGLDVHVPIGEVLGLLGPNGAGKSTAVRILTTLLRPDAGTARILGHDVRDAPGQIRRLIGVSGQYVAVDAHLTGRENLRMIGRLSGLSRTDAKRRADHLLETFDLGSASGRTARTLSGGTRRRLDVAASLVAAPAVLFLDEPTTGLDPRGRTELWRLLDELRSSGTSLLLTTQYLEEADRLATRILVLHRGRAIATGSPEELKRQVGGDRLELRTLPGADPRALAAAVCDLGTGPPVIDAGTERVLLPVADGPGALLGVATRLAAADLRISDVALRRPTLDEVFFTLTGPGGPADRRPQ